GCTGCTGCCCGACGGCACGGTCGTTTTCGACGACTGACCGGCGTGTCGTGGCGCACAGGTGTTCCATCACGGACGCCGCTCTGCGTAGCCTCGGCTGCGATGAACGCCATTCCCGCGCTTCTCGATCACCTCGTCCTCGCGACCCCCGACCTGGCCGCCACGGTCGCCGACTTCACCCGGCGCACCGGTGTGGCCCCCGCCCTGGGCGGCGTGCACGTCGGGCTCGGCACGCGCAACTACCTGGTGTCCCTGGGCGGCACCAGATACCTGGAGATCATCGGCCCGGACCCCGAGCAGTCCACACCCGGCGAGCCCCGCCCCTTCGACGTCGACGGGCTCACCGTCCCGCGCACGGTCACCTGGGCGATCAGCCCGCCCGACCTGGACGCGGCCGTCGCGGCCGCCCGCGCCCGGGGCTACGACCCCGGCCCGGCGCAGTCGATGAGCCGCCGCAAGCCCGACGGCACGCTGCTCCAGTGGCGCCTGACCGACGGCGACGACGCCCACCCCTCCGGGCTCGTCCCCTTCCTGATCGACTGGAGCGCCACGGTCCATCCCACCGCCTCCGGCCTGCCCACGACCCCCCTGCTGTCGCTGACCGCGAGCGCGCCCGAGCCGGACGAGATCCGGCCCCTGCTCGCGGCCCTCGGCACGGACCTCGACCTCACGACGGGCCCGGTGGGGATCTCCTTCACGGTGGACACGCCGCTGGGGGCCGTGACCTTCGGCTGAGCCGGCCCGGCGAACAGCAGGGGTGTCCGAATCCTTCAAGACCGGCCGGCCCGCCCCTGCCTACGGTGGCCGCATGACTCCACGATTCGATGCCATCGGCCTCGTCGTCACCGACATGGCCGCCGCCGTCGCCTTCTACCGCCGCCTCGGCTTCACGTTTCCCGACGGCGCCGAGAGCGAGCCGCACGCCGAGGCCGAACTGCCGGGCGGGCTGCGGCTGTTGCTCGACACCGAGCAGACCGTGCGGTCCTTCCACCCCGCGTGGCAACCGCCCAGCGGGAGCGGCCGTCACTCGCTGGCGATGCGGTGCGAGGACGCCTCGGAGGTCGACTCGGTCTACGAGGAACTGGTGGCCGCCGGCCACCACGGCGAGCTCAAGCCCTGGGACGCCTTCTGGGGGCAGCGGTACGCCTGTGTGCAGGACCCGGACGGAAACGGCGTCGACCTGTTCGCTCCGCTGGACGGGCGCCCCTAAAGGGCGCTGCCGACGCGTCGGCCGAGTAGCTCGCCGAGCGGCAGACCCGCCAACTCCCGGACGTCCCGGGCCAGATGAGCCTGGTCGGCGTACCCGGCTCGGACGGCCGTGTCCGCGAAGGCCGTGCCTCCCCGGGCCAGCGCGAGCGCGCGTTGCAGCCGCAGGATCCGGGCCAGCGTCTTGGGTCCGTACCCGAAGGCACTCAGACAGCGTCGGTGCAACTGCCGTGCGCCGAGGCCGAGTTCGTCGGCGGTCGCGGCGACGGGGTGTCCCGAGTCGAGGGCGGTGACGACACGTCGTAGCACCGGATCGGGTTCGTCCACGGCGGCGGCCCGCTCCAACGCCGCGTCCTCCAGCGCGGTCACCGGGTCGGCGGCGGCCTCGACTCGGCCGCGCAGCCGTCGTACCTCCACGGCCGGCCACAGGTCCACGAGCTCGACCCGCCGGTCGCGCAGTTCGTGCGCGGGCACGCCCAGCAGAGCGGGCGCCGTCCCCGGAAAGAACCGGACACCCGCCCAGCCGCCCGACTCGCCCCCGGTGACGTACGCACGTGTGTCGGGCCCGGCGACGAACAGCCGCCCGTCGTGCCACAGCAGGTCCATGCACCCGTCGGGCAGGACCCGCCCGGCGCCGTGCTCATCAGGGGTGTTCGTCCACACCACGGCGCCAGGCAGCCGTGACGCCCGCTCCGCGTACATACAGGCGAGGCTACGCCGCACCGCCGTCAGGGGCGCGGGGAACTGCGCGACCGGCCACACGCGACCCGCGGCCGCCCTACGACGGAACCCGCCCCCGGTGCTCCTGCGGACTCACCCCGTACACCCTCTTGAACGCGCTGGACAGCGCGAACGCGCTCCCGTACCCCACCCTCCGCGCGATGGCGTCCAACGTGTCGTCGGTGTCACGCAGCGCGTCCGCCGCGAGCGCCATCCGCCACTCCGTGAGGTACGTCATCGGCGGCTCCCCCACCAGCTCGGTGAACCGGCGGGCCAGCGCGGCCCGCGACACCCCCGCCTTGGCGGCAAGGGAGGCCACGGTCCAGGGCAGGGCCGGGTCGTCCTGGACGAGCCGCAGCACCCGGCCGACCACGGGGTCGGCGAGCGCCGCGTACCAGGCCGGCGCCTCCGCCTGCGGACGGGAGAACCAGGCCCTGAGCGCGGCGATGACCAGCAGGTCGAGCAGACGGTCCAGGACGACCTCCTGACCGGGTTCGTCGCGGACGATCTCGTCCATGAGGTACGGGGTGAGCGGGCAGTCCCACACGTCCGAGGTCAGGGACAGCAGCGGCGGCAGCGCCTTCAGCAGCCGCCCGCTGATCTCGCCCTCCCACAGATACGTGCCGATCAGCATCACGGCCGAGCCGTCGGGCCGGTCGCCCCAGGTGCGCACGCCGAGGTCCATGGAGCCGTTGAGGGGGCGGCCGTCGGGGTAGCTGCACTCGGCGCCCGGCAGGATCAGGGCCTGCGGCTCGGTGCCGGGGGCGTCGGCACAGGTGTAGGGGTCGGGGCCGCGGGCGATCGCGAGGTCGCCGGGCCGCAGCCGGATCGGCTCGCCCCGGTCCGGGAGCACCCAGGCCTCACCGCGGACCATGACCATGACGGTGAGCGGGGCCCGGTCCTCGATACGGATGGACCACGGCGGTTCGAAACACGCGCGGATCATGAAGGCGCCACGGGCACGTGGTCCCTCCAGCAGACCTGCAAGGGCGTCCATGCCGCCAGCGTAGACGCCCGCGCATGGGAATGAGCCGTTCGGCGATGGGCTGTTGGGGCGCGCGGCCGTTGACTGGAGACATGACGGAGAACGCAGCCGAGAAGGCGAACACGCAGCGGATGACGGTAGTGGTGACCGGTGCCTCGGGTCGTACCGGGAGCCGGGTGGCCCGGGCGGCCCGCGACGCGGGGCTCACGGTGCGGGCCGCGTCCCGGCCCCTGGGCTTCGACTGGGAGGACCCGACGACATGGGCGCAGACCCTGCGGGACGCGGACGCGGCGTATCTGATGTACCCGTCCGACGTCGGCTCCCCGGCGGCGGCCGAGGGCATCGGCGCGCTCGCCCGGGAGGCGGTGGGGCTCGGGGTGCGGCGGCTGGTGCTGCTGTCGGCACGCGGTGAGGACCAGGCGCTGCCGACCGAGGAGGCATTGAAGTCGTCCGGCGCGGACTGGACGATCGTGCGGGCCAGCTGGTTCGCGCAGAACTTCAGCGAAGGGCCGCTGGTGGAGGGGATGGTCCACGGCGAGCTGGTCTTCCCGGCGGGCGAGGTGCGGGAGCCGTTCGTCGACGTGCGGGACATCGCGGACGTGGTGACGTCCGTGCTGACGTCCGGTGACCGGTACGCGGGGCGGACGCTGGAGCTGACCGGGCCGCGGCTGCTGTCCTGGCGGGAGGCGGTCGCGGAGATCTCCGCGGCGGCCGGCACCACGATCACGTACACGCCCGTTCCGACGCGGGCGTACGGCGAGGCCCTGGCCGGCTTCGGAGTGCCGGCGGAGGAGGTCGCGCTGCTGGTGGAGGTCTTCGAGACCCTCATGGACGGCCGCAACGCCCACCTGACGAACGACGTCGAGAAGGTCCTCGGCCGGGCGCCGCGCGACTTCACCGACTTCGCGAGGGAAGCCGCGGCGGCGGGGGCGTGGAAGGCCTGAGCCGGGGCCACCGCCGCCGTGCGGGCCGCTAGGAGTCCTCCGGCTTGTGCGGCGGATGGTGCGGGCTCTTCACATGGGTCCGCAGCCGCGACGTGAGGTCCTCCGGGGGCAGGAAGCGGGACCAGCGCTCCGGGAACTCCGACGGCATGTCCGGGTCGTCCGGGTCGTCGGGGTCGGACTCGCGGCTCGCGGCGGCGCGGGCCACGTACTCGGCGACCTGCGCCTCCCGCAGCCGTTCGTTCGCGGCGCGGGCGGCGGCCGTCGCGGCGGCGGGCCAGACCCGGTCGATCGCGGCGTTGACCGCGGCCCCGACGAGCACCGCGAACGCGGACACACCGATCCACAGCAGTACGGCGACGGCGGCCGCGAGGGAGCCGTAGATCGTGGCGCCCTCGACGGTGTTCTGGAGGTAGATGCGCAGCAGGAAGCTGCCGAGCACCCACATCCCGAGGGCGACGAGCGCGCCGGGCACGTCCTCGATCCAGGGCGAGCGGACCGGCACGGACACGTGGTAGAGCGTGGTCAGGAACGCCACCGACAGGATGATCACGACCGGCCAGTACAGGACCTGCACCAGGGTCTCCGACCAGGGCACGATCCGCACGACCGCGTCCGGCCCCGCCACCATCAGCGGCAGCGCCACCGAGCCGATCAGCAGCGCCGCGATGAACAGCAGGAACGCCACCAGCCGGGTCTTGACGATGCCGCGGACGCCGTCGAGGCCGTACATCACGGTGATCGTGTCTATGAAGACGTTCACCGCGCGGGAGCCCGACCACAGGGCGAACAGGAAGCCGACGGAGATCACGTCGGGGCGCCCGCCGTTCATCACGTCGTCGAGGATCGGCTGCGCGATCTGCCGCACGCCCTTGTCGGACAGGACGGTGCGGGAGGCCTCCAGCAGGTTGGCCTCCAGGCTGTTGATCGTGTCGGTGCCGGTCCAGCTGTCGACGTAACCGAGGAGGCCGATGAGGCTGAGGAGGAGCGGGGGCACGGACAGCAGCGTGAAGAACGCGGCTTCGGCGGCGAGTCCGAGGATGCGGTACTCGATGCAGGAATTGACGGTGTCCTTCAGCAGCAGCCAGGCGGTCCTGCGTTTGGAGACGTTCCGGTAGAGGGCACGCGCCCGGTGGAGACGACCGGAGGAGTGCTGGGGAGACGGTTCACTT
The DNA window shown above is from Streptomyces chartreusis and carries:
- a CDS encoding NmrA family NAD(P)-binding protein — its product is MTENAAEKANTQRMTVVVTGASGRTGSRVARAARDAGLTVRAASRPLGFDWEDPTTWAQTLRDADAAYLMYPSDVGSPAAAEGIGALAREAVGLGVRRLVLLSARGEDQALPTEEALKSSGADWTIVRASWFAQNFSEGPLVEGMVHGELVFPAGEVREPFVDVRDIADVVTSVLTSGDRYAGRTLELTGPRLLSWREAVAEISAAAGTTITYTPVPTRAYGEALAGFGVPAEEVALLVEVFETLMDGRNAHLTNDVEKVLGRAPRDFTDFAREAAAAGAWKA
- a CDS encoding AraC family transcriptional regulator, which gives rise to MDALAGLLEGPRARGAFMIRACFEPPWSIRIEDRAPLTVMVMVRGEAWVLPDRGEPIRLRPGDLAIARGPDPYTCADAPGTEPQALILPGAECSYPDGRPLNGSMDLGVRTWGDRPDGSAVMLIGTYLWEGEISGRLLKALPPLLSLTSDVWDCPLTPYLMDEIVRDEPGQEVVLDRLLDLLVIAALRAWFSRPQAEAPAWYAALADPVVGRVLRLVQDDPALPWTVASLAAKAGVSRAALARRFTELVGEPPMTYLTEWRMALAADALRDTDDTLDAIARRVGYGSAFALSSAFKRVYGVSPQEHRGRVPS
- a CDS encoding VOC family protein encodes the protein MTPRFDAIGLVVTDMAAAVAFYRRLGFTFPDGAESEPHAEAELPGGLRLLLDTEQTVRSFHPAWQPPSGSGRHSLAMRCEDASEVDSVYEELVAAGHHGELKPWDAFWGQRYACVQDPDGNGVDLFAPLDGRP
- a CDS encoding VOC family protein, giving the protein MNAIPALLDHLVLATPDLAATVADFTRRTGVAPALGGVHVGLGTRNYLVSLGGTRYLEIIGPDPEQSTPGEPRPFDVDGLTVPRTVTWAISPPDLDAAVAAARARGYDPGPAQSMSRRKPDGTLLQWRLTDGDDAHPSGLVPFLIDWSATVHPTASGLPTTPLLSLTASAPEPDEIRPLLAALGTDLDLTTGPVGISFTVDTPLGAVTFG
- a CDS encoding YihY/virulence factor BrkB family protein, with protein sequence MQPASEPSPQHSSGRLHRARALYRNVSKRRTAWLLLKDTVNSCIEYRILGLAAEAAFFTLLSVPPLLLSLIGLLGYVDSWTGTDTINSLEANLLEASRTVLSDKGVRQIAQPILDDVMNGGRPDVISVGFLFALWSGSRAVNVFIDTITVMYGLDGVRGIVKTRLVAFLLFIAALLIGSVALPLMVAGPDAVVRIVPWSETLVQVLYWPVVIILSVAFLTTLYHVSVPVRSPWIEDVPGALVALGMWVLGSFLLRIYLQNTVEGATIYGSLAAAVAVLLWIGVSAFAVLVGAAVNAAIDRVWPAAATAAARAANERLREAQVAEYVARAAASRESDPDDPDDPDMPSEFPERWSRFLPPEDLTSRLRTHVKSPHHPPHKPEDS
- a CDS encoding helix-turn-helix transcriptional regulator, which encodes MYAERASRLPGAVVWTNTPDEHGAGRVLPDGCMDLLWHDGRLFVAGPDTRAYVTGGESGGWAGVRFFPGTAPALLGVPAHELRDRRVELVDLWPAVEVRRLRGRVEAAADPVTALEDAALERAAAVDEPDPVLRRVVTALDSGHPVAATADELGLGARQLHRRCLSAFGYGPKTLARILRLQRALALARGGTAFADTAVRAGYADQAHLARDVRELAGLPLGELLGRRVGSAL